In Salinarimonas sp., a genomic segment contains:
- a CDS encoding ABC transporter permease — METLLFINDNWALIGRLTLEHVSMVAVAVGIAILTGVPLGVAITQSKAAADAVLYVAAIVMTIPSIALFGLLIPILSKIGHGIGYVPAVIALVLYSQLPIIRNTYTAIMNVDPALREAARGMGMTGLERLARVELPIAVPVIFSGVRNAVVLTIAIGAIATYIGAGGLGTFISRGISQTDVRQLLTGAIAVSVLAILADQALLALQRALTSPGLRS; from the coding sequence ATGGAGACGCTGCTCTTCATCAACGACAACTGGGCCCTGATCGGCCGGCTGACGCTGGAGCACGTCTCCATGGTCGCCGTCGCGGTGGGGATCGCGATCCTCACCGGCGTGCCGCTCGGCGTCGCGATCACCCAGTCCAAGGCCGCCGCCGACGCGGTTCTCTACGTCGCGGCCATCGTGATGACGATCCCGTCCATCGCGCTGTTCGGGCTCCTGATCCCGATCCTCTCCAAGATCGGCCACGGCATCGGCTACGTCCCGGCCGTGATCGCGCTCGTGCTCTATTCGCAGCTGCCGATCATCCGCAACACCTACACCGCGATCATGAACGTCGACCCCGCCCTGCGCGAGGCCGCGCGCGGCATGGGCATGACGGGGCTCGAGCGGCTCGCGCGGGTGGAGCTGCCCATCGCGGTGCCGGTGATCTTCTCGGGCGTGCGCAACGCCGTGGTGCTCACGATCGCGATCGGGGCCATCGCCACCTACATCGGCGCGGGCGGGCTCGGCACCTTCATCTCGCGCGGCATCTCCCAGACCGACGTGCGCCAGCTCCTCACCGGCGCGATCGCCGTGAGCGTGCTCGCCATCCTCGCCGACCAGGCCCTGCTCGCCCTGCAGCGCGCCCTGACCTCCCCCGGCCTTCGCAGCTGA
- a CDS encoding GlxA family transcriptional regulator: MDRGADIVEQTIVFLLVPGLSMMSLASAVEPLRALNRLVGADAYRWRLASLDGAPVAASNGIPLPAEPLESALDEASALFVCGGLRIQLPDERAYLAALRKAARRPIAIGSLSTGAYLLARAGLLDGYRCTIHWENRPAFREEFPDLACSAAVFEIDRERLTCSGGTAAMDMMLQLIADRFGADHARFVANQFHHDRIRASADEQRGGAQEALALLPPKLRQAIALMQRQIEAPVPLPAIAKRVGLSPRQLERLFLRNCGMTPLRYYMQLRIERARELLLYSDRPVIEVAIAAGFTSTSHFASWYKRLCGMRPSDARKAPSRARASRPERQISDASEFDPTTS, from the coding sequence TTGGATCGCGGCGCTGACATCGTCGAGCAGACGATCGTGTTCCTCCTGGTGCCGGGGCTGTCGATGATGAGCCTCGCATCGGCCGTCGAGCCGCTGCGGGCGCTCAACCGGCTCGTCGGCGCGGACGCCTACCGCTGGCGCCTGGCATCGCTCGACGGCGCGCCGGTGGCGGCCTCGAACGGCATCCCGCTCCCGGCGGAGCCGCTCGAGTCCGCGCTGGACGAGGCGAGCGCGCTCTTCGTCTGCGGGGGGCTGCGCATCCAGCTCCCGGACGAGCGCGCCTACCTCGCCGCGCTGCGCAAGGCGGCGCGCCGGCCCATCGCGATCGGATCGCTGTCGACGGGCGCGTATCTCCTCGCCCGCGCGGGGCTCCTCGACGGCTACCGCTGTACCATCCACTGGGAGAACCGCCCCGCCTTCCGCGAGGAGTTTCCCGATCTCGCCTGCTCGGCCGCCGTGTTCGAGATCGACCGCGAGCGGCTGACCTGCTCGGGCGGAACGGCCGCGATGGACATGATGCTGCAGCTGATCGCCGATCGCTTCGGCGCGGATCACGCCCGCTTCGTCGCCAACCAGTTCCACCACGACCGCATCCGCGCCTCCGCCGACGAGCAGCGGGGCGGCGCGCAGGAGGCGCTCGCGCTGCTGCCGCCGAAGCTGCGCCAGGCGATCGCGCTGATGCAGCGGCAGATCGAGGCGCCGGTGCCGCTCCCCGCCATCGCCAAGCGCGTGGGCCTGAGCCCGCGCCAGCTGGAGCGCCTGTTCCTGCGCAATTGCGGCATGACCCCGCTGCGCTACTACATGCAGCTGCGCATCGAGCGGGCGCGCGAGCTGCTGCTCTATTCCGACCGGCCGGTCATCGAGGTCGCGATCGCGGCGGGCTTCACCTCCACCTCCCACTTCGCCAGCTGGTACAAGCGCCTGTGCGGCATGCGCCCCTCGGATGCACGCAAGGCTCCGTCCCGCGCGCGGGCGAGCCGTCCGGAGCGTCAGATCAGCGACGCGTCGGAATTCGATCCGACGACGTCGTAA